The DNA window GCGCAGGAGGAAATCTTCGGGCCGGTGCTGGCCACACTGAGCTTCCGCGACGAGGAGGAAGCCGTCGCGCTGGCCAATCAGACCATCTACGGCCTGGCCGCGGCGGTATGGACGAATGACCTCAAGCGGGCGCACCGCGTGGCACGGCGGATCCAGGCGGGCACGATCTGGGTCAACACCTACCACCCGCTCGATCCGGCATCGCCGTTCGGCGGCTACAAGCAGTCGGGCTACGGCCGGGAGCTCGGCCAGTACGCGCTTGATCTTTACACGCAGGTGAAGAGCGTGTGGGTGGACCTAGGTTGAGATCCGTGCCTGGCACGGAGCCCCCGCTCGTACTCGGCTTGGGCGCGTGCCCCGTCCTGTTGACCGCGCCCGGTGGAAGCGGGATGGGGATCGGGACACGGCATCCGTGGTCACCGAGTAGCGATGCGTGAGGCGTGGATCATCGATGCCGTGCGCACGCCGGTGGGTCGTTACGGCGGCGCGCTGGCCGCCGTCCGCCCCGACGACCTGGGCGCCGTGCCCCTGCGCGCGCTGGTCCAGCGGACGGGGGTGGATCCGGGGCTCCTGGATGACGTGATCCTGGGGTGCACGAACCAGGCAGGCGAAGACAACCGCAACGTGGCGCGGATGTCGGCACTGCTGGCTGGCTTTCCCGTCGAGGTGCCCGGGCAGACCGTGAACCGGCTGTGCGGCTCCGGGCTGCAGGCGGTGCATGCGGCGTTCCACGCTGTGGTGGCGGGCGCAGGCGCCGTGTTCCTGGCGGGCGGCGTGGAATCCATGAGTCGCGCGCCCTTCGTGCTGCTCAAGCCAGAAGAGGCGTATGCGCGGGGCGCGCCGCAGGCGGCAGACTCGGCGCTGGGCTGGCGGTTCGTGAATCCGCGTTTTCCGGCGCACTGGACCATCGCGCTGGGCGAGACCGCCGAGCTGGTGGCCGAGCGCTGGGGCATCACGAGGCTGGCGCAGGACGAGTTCGCGCTGGAAAGCCAGCGGCGGGCGGCGGCGGCGCAGCAGGGGGGGCGTTTTTCGGCCGAGCTGGTTCCGGTGGAGGTGCCGCAGCGCAAGGGTCTGCCGGCACGGATCGAGGTGGATGAGCATCCCCGGCCGGACGTGACGCTGGAGCGCCTGGCGGCGCTGCCGCCGGTGTTCAGGCCGGGAGGCACGGTCACGGCCGGGAACTCGTCGGGGCTGAATGACGGGGCAGCGGCACTGCTGGTCATGGAGGCGGACCGTGCCCGAGTGCTGGGGCTCGAGCCGATCGCCCGGCTGGCCGCCGCCGCCGCTGCCGGTGTGGAACCCGAACTCATGGGGATGGGCCCGGTCCCGGCGACGCGCCGTGCCCTGGCGCAGGCGGGACTCGAAGCCTCCCAGCTCGCGCTGATCGAGTTGAACGAGGCCTTCGCGGCCCAGTCGGTGGCCTGTATCCGGGAGCTCGGCCTCGATCCGTCGCGGGTCAACGTCAACGGCGGTGCCATCGCGCTCGGCCATCCGCTGGGTTGCTCCGGCGCCCGCATCCTGACCACGCTGATCCACGAGCTGCGGCGCCGCGGCGGCGGCTACGGCCTGGCCACGATGTGCATCGGCGTGGGCCAGGGAATCGCCACGATCGTGGAGGTATTCGGCTCGTGAGCAGTGCGGCGCGATCCGTCCCGCGTAGGTCACCGGCCAGCGCAGGGCACGTCCTGGTCGAGCGGGACGGCACAATGGGCTGGATCCGCATCAACCGGCCGGAGCGGCTGAACGCGTTCTTTGGGCGGATGCGGCAGGAAATCGAGGCTGCGCTGGGCGAGTTCGAGCAGGACGACGCCGTCCGCTGCGTGATCATCACCGGGGTCGGCCGCGCCTTCTCCACTGGCGGCGACGCCTCGGTGATGGCCGAGCTGATCGAAGCGGGCGACGAAGCCGCTTTCGAGACCCAGGCGCAGATGGCCGCCTTCCGCTCGCCCGCCGCCCGGGAGGGGGTGCGGGCCTTCCTCGAGAAGCGCGCGCCGCGCTTCCCCCGGTAGCGGATGTCATCCCGCGCGAGCGACATCCGGAACGTGGCCGTGATCGGCGCCGGCACCATGGGGCACGGCATTGCGCAGGCGAGCGCTCAAGCTGGTTTCCGGGTCGCGCTCCTGGACACTGCAGCCGACCTCGTCGAGCGGGGGCTCGAGCGGATCCGCGAAAACCTGGACCAGGGCGTCGCGCGCGGGAAGCTGGCCCCCGAGGCGCGGGCCGCCGCACTCGATCGGCTGCGCGGCGAGACCGAGCTGGCCGAAGCAGTCCGCGATGCCGATCTGGTGATCGAGGCGGTTCCCGAGAAATTCGAGCTCAAGGTCCAGGTATTCCGCGAACTGCACGAGCACGCGCCGCCGCACGCGCTCCTGGCCACCAACACCTCGAGCCTCAGCGTTACCGACCTGCAAGAGGCGGCGCCGCGACGCGAGCAGGTGCTCGGGCTGCACTTCTTCAACCCCGTGCACGCCATGCGCCTGGTCGAGGTGGTCCGGGGCGAATGGACGGAGGAGCGAGCGGTGCAGGCGGGGGTAGCATTCGCGCGACGGCTGGGCAAGGAGCCGATCCTGGTGCACGATTCGCCCGGCTTTGCCTCCTCGCGGCTCGGCGTGGCGCTCGGGCTCGAAGCCATGCGCATGCTGGAGGAGGGCGTGGCTAGCGCCGAGGATATTGACCGGGCGATGGAGTTGGGCTACCGCCATCCCATGGGGCCTCTGCGCCTGACCGACCTGGTCGGGCTGGACGTACGCCTCGACATCGCCAACTACCTGAGCGAGAAGCTGGGAGCAGACCGGTTCCGGCCGCCCGAGGTCCTGAAGCGTCTGGTGGCCGAAGGGAAGTTGGGCAAGAAGTCGGGCGAAGGCTTCTACCGCTGGAAGGAGTGACGGGCGGGCATGGACTACGAGACCCTGCTGGTCAGCGTCGAGGAGCGGGTCGCGACCATTGTCGTCAACCGGCCGGACAAGCGCAACGCGCTGAACATGGCCGTTCGGCGCGAGTTGCTCGAGGTGCTGGACCAGCTCCGCAGCGCACCGGAGGCGCGCGTGGTGGTCTTCACCGGCGCTGGCGAGAAGGCTTTCATTGCCGGTGCGGACATCGCCGAGTTCGTGGAGCGCACGCCCATGGAGCAGCGCGTGGCCATGGGCGAACGGCCGATCTTCAGTGAGGTCGCCGCCTACCCGAAGCCCACCATCGCCATGATCAACGGCTTTTGCCTGGGCGGCGGTTGCGAGCTGGCGCTGGCCTGCGACCTGCGAGTCGCGGCCCGCTCCGCGCGCCTCGGACAGCCCGAGATCAAGCTGGGGCTGCTGCCGGGCGGTGGGGGGACGCAGCGACTCCCCCGGCTGGTGGGCTTCGGCCGCGCCATGCGGCTGGTGCTGACCGGCGAGATGATCGACGCCGAGGAGGCGGAGCGCATGGGCCTGGTGGACCTCGTCGTCGATGACCCGGCGCTGGCGGATCGCACCCGGGAGCTCGCCCGCCTGCTGGCCGGCTACTCGCCGGTCGCGCTGCGGCTGGCCAAGGAGGCGGTGCGCGCGGCGCTGGAAACGCCGCTCGAAGCCGGCCTCCGCTACGAGCGCGAATTGTTCGGCATGGCATTCAGCAGTGAAGACATGCGGGAGGGCGTGCGGGCATTCCTGGAGAAACGCGCGCCCGAGTTCCGGGGGCGCTAGGCTAGGCTAGGGAGAAGGCAGGAGGCCCATGAAGAAGACCCCTTTCGGTGACGAGCCCCGGGGCGCGGCGCAGCGGGTGAACCCCTTTGGCGACGAGGCCGTGACGCAGTCGCCGGCCGAGGCCGCAGAGCGCATCGAGAATGCCGCGCGCCGGATCCGGGGGCTGCGCAGCCAGCTCGGCTCGGAGGGGCTCACGCTCACGGCGACCCGAGAGCTGATCGACGAGCTGGCCTCGGGCCTCGAGGCGGCGGCCCGGGCGCTGCGCGGCCTGGCCGGCTAGCTTGGCCAGGACAGGCTCGCGCGCCGCAGCGCTATCCGCACATTAACCGACCTGCCAGTGATGCCCATGAGCATACGTGCCGCCCGGCGGCTGGCCGTGGCCTTCTTCACCGCCTACGTGCTGGTGCTGACCTATCCCGCTACCCTGCCCTTCAATCGCATCCGCCCGCTCGTGCTGGGGCTGCCCTTTTCCCTGTTCTGGAGCGCGCTCTGGGTCGCGCTCGCGGGCATCGTGTTCTGGATCCTGCACCGGGCAGAGTCCAGCGCGCAGCGGGAGAGCTGAGCGTGGAGCGCTGGCAGCTCATCGCCGGCATCGTCCTGGCGTACCTGATGGCCACGCTGGCCATCGGGTTGGCCGCCGGGCGCAGGGTGACGGCCAGCGTGGCGGGGTACGTGGCTGCGGACCGCCGCTTCGGCCTGCTGGCCATGTATTTCGTGACCGGCGCAACCATCTTCAGCGCCTTTGCCTTCCTGGGCGGCCCCGGCTGGGCGTATTCGCAGGGCGCCGCCGCCTTCTACATCCTGGCGTACGGCGTCCTGGGCATCGCGCCCTGGTACTTCCTGGGGCCGAAAGCAGGGCGGATCGGCCGGCAGCGGGGTTACGTGACCCAGGCCCAACTCGTGGTTGGCCGGTTTCCCAGCCGCCTGCTCTCCGCGCTTCTGGCCGGCGTTGCGGTCGCAGCCTCGATCCCCTACCTGGTGCTGCAGATCCGGGGCGCCGGCATTGTTGTCAGCGCCGTGACGGACGAGCACGTGCCGCTGTGGCTGGGCGCCGCCCTGGCCTACCTCGTCGTCGCAACGTACGTGCTGGTCAGCGGGGTCTCGGCCGTCGCCTGGACCAACGTGTTTCAGGGCGTGATCATGATGCTCGTGGCCTGGACGCTGGGCCTGTACATCCCTTACCGGCTGTATGGCGGCGTGGGCGCCATGTTCGAGGGGATCGCGGCCA is part of the Gemmatimonadota bacterium genome and encodes:
- a CDS encoding acetyl-CoA C-acyltransferase, coding for MREAWIIDAVRTPVGRYGGALAAVRPDDLGAVPLRALVQRTGVDPGLLDDVILGCTNQAGEDNRNVARMSALLAGFPVEVPGQTVNRLCGSGLQAVHAAFHAVVAGAGAVFLAGGVESMSRAPFVLLKPEEAYARGAPQAADSALGWRFVNPRFPAHWTIALGETAELVAERWGITRLAQDEFALESQRRAAAAQQGGRFSAELVPVEVPQRKGLPARIEVDEHPRPDVTLERLAALPPVFRPGGTVTAGNSSGLNDGAAALLVMEADRARVLGLEPIARLAAAAAAGVEPELMGMGPVPATRRALAQAGLEASQLALIELNEAFAAQSVACIRELGLDPSRVNVNGGAIALGHPLGCSGARILTTLIHELRRRGGGYGLATMCIGVGQGIATIVEVFGS
- a CDS encoding enoyl-CoA hydratase/isomerase family protein, with translation MSSAARSVPRRSPASAGHVLVERDGTMGWIRINRPERLNAFFGRMRQEIEAALGEFEQDDAVRCVIITGVGRAFSTGGDASVMAELIEAGDEAAFETQAQMAAFRSPAAREGVRAFLEKRAPRFPR
- a CDS encoding 3-hydroxyacyl-CoA dehydrogenase family protein, whose product is MSSRASDIRNVAVIGAGTMGHGIAQASAQAGFRVALLDTAADLVERGLERIRENLDQGVARGKLAPEARAAALDRLRGETELAEAVRDADLVIEAVPEKFELKVQVFRELHEHAPPHALLATNTSSLSVTDLQEAAPRREQVLGLHFFNPVHAMRLVEVVRGEWTEERAVQAGVAFARRLGKEPILVHDSPGFASSRLGVALGLEAMRMLEEGVASAEDIDRAMELGYRHPMGPLRLTDLVGLDVRLDIANYLSEKLGADRFRPPEVLKRLVAEGKLGKKSGEGFYRWKE
- a CDS encoding enoyl-CoA hydratase/isomerase family protein, with the protein product MDYETLLVSVEERVATIVVNRPDKRNALNMAVRRELLEVLDQLRSAPEARVVVFTGAGEKAFIAGADIAEFVERTPMEQRVAMGERPIFSEVAAYPKPTIAMINGFCLGGGCELALACDLRVAARSARLGQPEIKLGLLPGGGGTQRLPRLVGFGRAMRLVLTGEMIDAEEAERMGLVDLVVDDPALADRTRELARLLAGYSPVALRLAKEAVRAALETPLEAGLRYERELFGMAFSSEDMREGVRAFLEKRAPEFRGR
- a CDS encoding DUF3311 domain-containing protein; amino-acid sequence: MSIRAARRLAVAFFTAYVLVLTYPATLPFNRIRPLVLGLPFSLFWSALWVALAGIVFWILHRAESSAQRES